Sequence from the Lysobacter solisilvae genome:
GACATGGCCGTCGTCGTCCACGGGCACGGCGATGTCGTCGGTCAGCGCGGAGCCGCCGATGCTGCGCAGGTCGACATTCACCACCTTGTGCGCGACGGCGCCCTGCGTGCGCGATACCGTGGCGGCGGCGTCGAGCTCGGAGGTGTGGCGCTGCCCATAGCGCACGCTCAGCGCATGCACGGCGAAGCCCTGCTCGCGCGCGATGGCGAGCACCACCGCCGAATCCATTCCGCCCGACACCAGCACGACGGCGTTCTTCATGTGACCAGACTCCAGGGCGCGCGCGGCGCCGACGTTGCGTGGACGTGGACGGCCGGCCTAGCGACCGCGCTCGTCGTTCCAGAGGATCTTGTGCAGCTGCATCTGGAAGCGCACCGGCAGGCGGTCGGCGACGATCCAGTCGGCCAGTTCACGCGGCTGGACCTGCCCGAAACTGGGCGAGAACAGCACCTCGCAGGTGTCCTGCAGGCGGTGTTCGGCGACGACGTCGCGGGCCCACTCGTAATCGGCGCGCGAGCAGATCACGAACTTGACCTGGTCGTGCGCGGTGAGCTGGGCCAGGTTCTCCCACAGGTTGCGGTGGACTTCGGCCGAACCGGGCGTCTTGATGTCGAGCACGCGCGACACGCGCGGGTCGACCGCGGCGATGTCCAGTGCGCCGGAGGTTTCCAGCGACACCTCGAAGCCGGCATCGCAGAGCTGCTGGAGCAGCACCAGGCAGCGCTTCTGGGCCAGCGGCTCGCCGCCCGTGACGCAGACGTGGCGCACGCCCTGGCGCCGGACCTGCTCGACGACGTCGTCGATGGTCCACCAGTCGCCGCCGTGGAAGGCGTAGGCGGTGTCGCAGTACTGGCAGCGCAGCGGGCAGCCGGTGAGGCGCACGAACACGGTGGGCCAGCCCGCCTGGCGGGCCTCGCCCTGCAGCGAGAGGAAGATTTCGGTGATCTTGAGGCGGTCCGCGGAGGCGGCCACCTCGGTCGGTACGGCGCTCATGCCGCCATTGTACCGTGCGTCCGCGTCCGGCCCGGTGGCCAGAGGGCGGCCGAAACCCGCGGATTCAGCGCTGCATCTGGCCCAGCTGCATCGCGCTGAGGCGATCGGAGGCGGTGCGTGCCGCGTCGGTGCCCGGGTAGCGGGAGACGACTTCGTTCAGCGCCGCCTGTGCGCCGTCGAAGTCGCGGGCGCCGTACATCGACAGCCCCACCTTCAGCAAGGCACCGGGGGCCTTGTCGTGGGTCGGGTAGCGATCGATCAGCATCTGGAACTGCTCGCGCGCCAGGGTGTAGTTCTGCGTGACGTAATAGCTTTCGCCCAGCCAGTACAGGGCGTTGGGCGCGAAACTGCCGCTGGGGTACTGCGCCAGGAAGCCCTGGAACAGTTCAGCGGCCTGGGCGTACTGCCCGGCCTTCAGGGCGCCGAAGGCTGCGTCGTAGGCGGCGCGTTCACCGGCACCCTGCGACAGGGCGCCCGGATCGCCATAGACAGCGGGCTGGCGGTCCTGCGGGACGGGGGCGGCGGCCTTGGGGGGCGTGGCCGGGGTCGTGACCGGCGTGGCAGGCGGCGTGATCGGCGCCGCACCGCCCTCGAGCCGGGCCAGCCGGCTGTCGAGATCGATGTACTGGCTCTTGCTGGACGACAGCAGCTGCTGGTTCTGCTGCTGCAGCTCCTCAACCTGGGCCTGCAGCGTCTGCACCTCGGCACGCAGCTGGTTGAGCTGGTTGAGCATGTCCACATTGGCCTGGTTGTTGGCGGCCCGCGCCTCGAGCGTGGCCACGCGGTCGGCCAGGCTGACGCGCTGGGCGTGGGCCGGCGCGGCGAAGGCCAGGGTCAGGGCGACGGTGGCCAGGAGAAGACGAGGGCGCAGGGCAGGACGCATGGCGGCTTTCCGGAAAATGGCGAGGACGAAGCAGATCTTGCGCGCCCGGGATCAACGGGGCCTGAGCGCGGTGCCGGATGGAACGACGGCCGACCCCGAGGGGCCGGCCGTCGCGCTCCAGCAGGGCGAATCAACGCGCGGTGTAGACGATCTCGACGCGGCGGTTCTTGGCCCAGCAGTCTTCGGTCGAATCGGTGCAGGTCGGGCGCTCTTCGCCGTAGCTGCTGACCATGACCTGCGAGCCCGAGCCGCCGTTGGCCTGGATGCCCGAGGACACGCCGTTGCCGCGGCGCTCGCCCAGGCCCTGGTTGTACTCGCGGCTGCCGCGCTCGTCGGCGTGGCCTTCAAGGGTCATGCGCGAGGACGGACGGTCACGCAGGTACTTGGCGTGGCAGGCGACGATGGCCTGGAACTCGGGACGCAGCGAGTCCTGGTCGAAGTCGAAGTACACGACGCGCTGGCGCAGGCAGGCGTCGGTGTCCAGGTCTTCGGGACCGTAGGCGCCCGGCGTGGTCGGGGTCTCGGTGACCGGAGTGGTGGTGCTGGGACCGGTGTCGGCCGGCGGAACTTCCTTCACTTTCTTCGAGCAGGCCACGGCCGTGGTGCACAGCAGCGCGGCGACCAGAATGCGGGCGGTGTTGTTCATGGTGTCCTCGTCTATGAGCTTGGAAACAGGGGGATGGCGCGGGTTGGCGATCGTGCTTTTTTAGGATCGTGCTTTTTCAAGATCGTGCTTCTTCAAGATCGGGTGCTTCTTGAAGATCTTGCTTCTGCAATCGTTCCATTGAAACGGTCTGCAGTCGCGGCGGAACGGATCGCTGACTCGCGCAGCGGTGGTGCCATCGGTGGCGCGGAGCGGCGGTGCATCCGAGGCGCGCCGCGCACCGTGTGGTTCGGGTGGTGGGTTCTTCGGACTCAGGGATTCGGACGACCACGGAACGGGCCCCACGCCGGTTCGCGCACGTCGCCATCGGCCAGTACCAGGCGCTGGCGCACGCGGGCGTCGGAGGAAACGGCGTACAGCACGTCCCGGCGGCCTTCACGGGCAGCATAAAGGATCATCATTCCATTGGGTGCGAAGCTGGGCGACTCGTCGAGCGAGCCGGGGGAGAGGTTGGTCCAGCTGCCGCCCACGCCGCGATCCATCATCGCGATGCGGTAGTTGCCCCCGCCCTGGGTGACGGCGATCTTCTTGCCGTCCGCCGAGACGGTCGGGTCGGCGTTGTAGCTGCCCTGGAAGGTGACGCGCGAGGCACCGCCACCGGAGGACGGCACCTGGTAGACCTGCGGCTTGCCGCCACGGTCGGACACGAAGTACAGGCTGGCGCCGTCGCCGCTCCACACCGCCGAGGTATCGATCGCGGAGTGGTTGGTGATCTGGGTCAGCGCGCGGCTGCCCAGGTCCATCACGTAGATCTCCGGGTTGCCGCTCTTGGACAGCGTCAGTGCGAGTCGCCGGCCATCGGGCGAGAACGACGGAGCGCCGTTGATGCCGCGGAACCTGGCGATGTGCTCGCGCGCACCGCTGGCGATGGTCTGCACGTAGACCGACGAGTTGCCGCCCTCGTAGCTGACGTACGCCAGGCGGCCGCCATCCGGGCTCCACGCCGGCGATAGCAGCGGCTCGGTCGAGCGCACGACGGTCTGCGGGTTGAAGCCGTCGCTGTCGGCGACCATCAGCGCATAGCGCGCACCCTTGCCCACGCCCGATGCGGTGACATAGGCGATGCGGGTGTAGAAGGCGCCGCGGACGCCGGTGATCTTCTCGTACACCGCGTCGGCGACCTGGTGGGCGACGTCGCGCATGGCGTTGGCGCGCGCGGTCAGCGCGTACCCCAGCAGGCGCTCGGTGGGCTTGGCCGTGTCGAACAGTTCGTACTCGACGCGGAAGCCGCCATCGCCGGTGTCGGCCACGCGTCCGACCAGGATGTAGTCCTGGTTGAGGGCGGTCCAAGTGGGAAAGTTGATCTCGCTGCCGCGCGAGGGCCGCTCGACGATGTCCTGCGGCGGCAGGCTGCGGAAGGCGCCGGACCGGTTGAGGTCGGCGGCGACCACCTGGGCGATGTCGGTCTGCATCCCGGGCGCCCCCTGCATCGGGATCACCGCGATCGGCGTGGCCGACGCGTTGCCACCGACGATGTCGATGTCCAGGCCGCCCGATTGCGCGTGGGCCGCGAGCGGCATGAGGAGGACGAGCAGGCGGGTCAGCCAGGCGAGAGGTCGATTCATCAGTGCTCCATGCCAGATCCGGGATTGATCTGTTCAGGTTTGGGGGAATTGTTAACAGCTACCCGGTGAACGCTGGCTCAAAGCTGAACCAGCTGAACGTGCCAACTGACTAGCGGTCTTCGGCACGGAAGTTGAGGTTGAGCTGGCGCGCGAACACCGACTCGAAGCCGGCGTACGGCAGCGGCTGGGCCTTGAGGACGGCCGCCTCGACCGATCGCCGGCCCTGTTCGTCCAGCGCGCAGGGGGAGGCGACTTCGGCCGACATGACCTGCCCGCCCGGCAGCTGGCGGATGATCACGCGGCACTGGCTGCCCACCGCCACCGACTCGGGGCGGGTCCATTTCGACAGCACGGCGGCCTGGATCGCCGCGACGTAGCGGGCCCGCAGGCCGTCGTCCTGCCCGCCCGCCCCGGTGGCGGTGGCATCGGCCTGGGCCGCCGCTTCGGCGGCATTGCCCGCGCGGACCTGCGCCAGCTGCTGCAGGCGCTGCTCGGCCAAGTCGGCCTCGCGGGCGGCGGCGGCGCGGCGGCGGCGGATGTCCTCGAGCTGCTTCTGGCGCTGGCGCTCCATTTCGGTCAGCCGCTCCTGGCGCTGGGCGGCCTGCTGGCGCTCCTGCTCGGTCAGGTCCACCTGCTCCTGGCGCTGCTTGGCTTCCTGGACCTTGTCCTCGGTGGCCGGCGTCGGCGTGGGCTGGTCGGTGACTTCGGCCTGGTCGACCTCGTCGGGCACCGGGATGAAATCCTGTGGCTGCGGCTGCTCCTCGACCGGCTCGGGGAGCGGCTCGGGCAGTTCGGGCTCGGGTTCGGGTTCCGGCTCGGGCACGGGTTCGACGATGGGCTCGGGCTTCTGGCGCAGGGTGCGCTGCATGGCCGCGGACAAGTCGCTGGTGGCCATCAGCTCGGCCGAGATCGCGCCCGCGGCCGCCGGCGCGCCGCTGCGGGTCCACCACATGCCGGCGAACAGCAGCAGGAACAGCAGCACGTGCAGCGCGATGGCAAGGCCAAGGGCGCGCGCGGTATCGCCCGGAGTTTCCTTCATGGCTGCGCCCCGCCGGACGCACCGGCCAGGCGGACCGCGACCATGCGGGCGGATCCCTCGATCACTTGGCGGCACCCTGCTTGGGCTGGCTCATCAGCCCGATCTTCTTGACCTGCGCGCGCTGGAGCAGCTCCATCACGTTCATCACGTCCTGGTACTTGCCCTCGCCGTAACCGGCGACGAAGACCGACGCGTCCTGGTTCTGGGCGACGATCGCGCGCACGCGCGCCTCCAGGCCCTGGGCGGTGACCGTTTCGTTCTGCCCGGCCTTCACCGCCAGGGCGAGCGCGCCGTCGGGATACACGCTGACGACGATCGGGTCCTCTTTCGCGTTGACCGACTTGGCGTTCGAGCGCGGCAGGTCGACGTCCACGCCGAGCGTCAGCAGCGGCGCGGTGACCATGAAGATCACCAGCAGCACCAGCATCACGTCGATGTAGGGGACGACGTTGATCTCGGCCTTGAGCTTGCGCTTGCGATGGCGGCGCATGGAAAGGGCGGTCATGGCGTGTTCCTCGTAAATCCTGGTCAAACAGCCCGGTCAAACAGCCCGGTCAACAGCCGGGTCAACGGCCGGGGCGGGCCGTCGGGGTCGTCATTCGTCCACGTGCGCCTGGCGCTGCAGGATCGAGGAGAACTCCTCGGCGAAGGCGTCGTAACGCACGGCCAGCCGCTCGACGCCATTGGCGAAGCGGTTGTAGGCCCAGACGGCGGGGATGGCGACGAACAGGCCCATCGCGGTGGCCAGCAGCGCCTCGGAGATGCCCGGTGCGACGTCCTTGATGCCCACCTGCGCGCCGCTGGCGAGCAGGCCGTGCATCGTCACCATGATCCCGAACACGGTGCCGACCAGGCCGATGTAGGGCGCGGTGGAGCCGATGTTGGCCAGCAGTTCCAGGTTGTGCTCCAAGCCGTCGATCTCGCGCGAGCCGGTCGCGCGCATCGCCCGCTGCGCGCCTTCGAGCTGCACCCGCGCGTCGGTGCTCCTGCGCTGGCGCAGGCGGTCGAACTCGCGGAAGCCGGCCTCGAAGATGGATTCCAGGCCGCCGATCGGACCGCGGCCCTGGGTGGCGCCGGCATAGAGCTTGGTCAGCTCGGCGCCAGACCAGAAGCGTTCCTCGAAACGCTCGGCCTCCTTCTGCGCGCGGGCGATGACGCTGCGCTTGCGGAAGATGATCACCCATGACACGACCGAGGCGACGATCAGCAGCGCCATGATCAGCTGCACGGGGAGGCTGGCGTCGAGCACGAGCTGCAGCAGGTTCAACTCGCTGCCGCCCGGCGCGGCGGCGACGCCGGCGACGGCCTGCTGCGCCAGTTCCGCGGACTGCGCGGGCGCATCCTCGGGCAGCGCTTCGACGGTGGCCTGCATGGCGATGAGGGTTGCGGGGGTCATTCGTCGTTCTCCACCAGGGCGTTCAATTCGTCATACAGCGGTTGCGGGATGGGCGCGGGACGGAAGTCGATGCCCAGCGCCGCCACGCGGACCTGGGCGGTGAGCAGCAGGTCCGGACCACGCCGGATCTGCTGGCCGAACACCAGGCTGGCGCGCCGGCACTCGCGGACGCGGGCGGTGACTTCCAGCGCATCGTCCAGCCGCGCCGGTTTCAGGAAATCCAGCTGCATCGCGCGGACCGCGAACAGCAGGCCGTATTCGCGCCGCAGCAGGTCCTGGCCGTAGCCCTGCGCACGCATCCATTCGCTGCGCGCGCGCTCCAGGAACGCGACGTACTGCGCGTGGTACACGACACCACCGGCGTCGGTATCTTCCCAGTAAATCCGGACAGAGTGGCTGAACATGCGTTAAGAAACGGCGCTCACGGGAAGGGGGATTGCGAAGAAGCCAGGGCATGCGATCGCGGTGCGCGCGCTGCGGGAGATCTTGACAGGCCCGCTGCGGCATTGGTCATGACCATTGCACGGGCGATCGAGAACTGCGGGGCATGCACGGTGGGAAGTGCGAACTCCAACCGTCCGCGAGCACCGGCGACGTGCTGCTGCGTGGCCGATCGCGCCCGCAGACCGGCGCGGCGCACTCACGTGGCCTGTTCCTCGTTCCCCGGTTCCTGATTTGGGGTGTCCAGCCTTTCGGCGAACAGGTCCTTTGCCCCCGCCTTGGGCCTGAAACCCATGTGGCGATAGGCCTTGGGCGTCGCCATCCGGCCGCGTGCCGAGCGCACCAGGTACCCCTGCTGGATCAGGTAGGGCTCGATCACGTCCTCGAGGGTGCCGCGCTCCTCGCTGAGCGCCGCGGCCAGGGATTCCACGCCCACCGGGCCGCCGTCGAAGGCTTCGATGATCGTCGTGAGCATGCGACGGTCGAGGTCGTCGAACCCTTCCGCATCCACCTTGAGCATCTTCATCGCCGAGTCGGCGGTCTCGCGCGTGATCGCACCGTCGGCCCTGACCTGCGCGTAGTCGCGCACGCGGCGCAGCAGGCGGTTGGCGATGCGGGGCGTGCCGCGGGAGCGGCGCGCGATCTCCGCGGCGCCATGCGGGTCGCAGTCGATGCCCAGGATCTGCGCGGAGCGACGCACGATGCGGGTCAGCTCTTCGGCGCTGTAGAACTCCAGGCGCTGGACGATGCCGAAGCGGTCGCGCAGCGGCGCGGTCAGCAGGCCGGCGCGGGTGGTCGCCCCGATCAGGGTGAAGGGCGGCAGGTCGAGCTTGATCGAACGGGCCGCCGGGCCCTCCCCGATCATGATGTCGATCTGGTAGTCCTCCATCGCCGGGTACAGCACCTCCTCGACGACGGGCGACAGGCGGTGGATCTCGTCGATGAAAAGCACGTCGTGCGGCTGCAGGTTGGTCAGCAGCGCGGCCAGGTCGCCGGCCTTCTCGATGACCGGACCCGAGGTCTGGCGCAGGTTCACGCCCAGTTCGTTGGCGATGACGTGGCTCAGCGTGGTCTTGCCCAGTCCGGGCGGGCCGAAGATCAGCACGTGGTCGAGTGCCTCGCCCCGTCCCCTGGCCGCCGAGATGTAGATCTGCATCTGTTCCCGCACGGGCGCCTGGCCCAGGTACTCGTCCAGCCGCCGGGGCCGGATCGACGCTTCGATGGCGTCCTCTTCGCGGGTGGCGGCGGGCGAGACGATGCGTGGGTCGGTCATGGGGGGATTGTGGGGCAGAAATGAGGGGGAGAGGAGTGAGAAATGAGAGAAAGCATCAGCCGGCGCCAAGGGATGGCTTTTCCTCTCTTCTCACTCCTACCCCCTGACTCCTGCGCTTCAGATCTCGACCTGCGCGCCCAGCTCCACCAGCCGATTGCTCGGAATCCGGAAGAAGCCCGTGGCGGGGGCGGCATTGCGATGCATGACCGCGAACAGCTTGTCGCGCCACACCGGCATGCCGCGGTGGCGGCTGGCGATGACGGTCTCGCGGCTGGCGAAGTACGTGGTGTCCATCGGATCGAAATGGATGCCGCCCTGGTCGCAGCTGCGCATCAGCGCGAGCGGGACGTCGGGCGTCTCCATGAAGCCGAAGCGGATGACCACGCGGTAGAAGTCCTCGCCGCCGATGGAATCGATCTTGAGGCGACGGTCGCGCGCCGCGTAGGGCACGTTGAGCGTTTCCACCGTCAGGAAGGCATTGCGTTCGTGCAGCACCTTGTTGTGCTTGAGGTTGTGCAGCAGTGCATGCGGCACCACGCCGGTCTGCGCGGTCATGAACACGGCGGTGCCCGGAACGCGCACCGGTGGCGCCAGCATCAGGCCGGGCAGGAAGGTGTCGAGCTGGATGCCCTCCTTGCGGATTTCGGCGTGCAGCAGCTCGCGGCCGCGGCGCCAGGTGCGCAGCACGGTGAACACCAGCAGGCCGAGCACCACCGGGAACCATGCGCCGTCGAGGAACTTCACGCCATTGGCCACCAGGAACGCCAGCTCGATGACCGCGAACAGCACGCACAGCGGCAGCACCCAGGTCCGATGCCGGGGCCAGGTGGCGCGGGCCACCAGCGCCAGCAGCAGGGTGTCGATCAGCATCGTGCCCGACACCGACACGCCGTAGGCAGAGGCCAGCGCCGTCGAGGTCCGGAAGGTCAGCACCAGGGTGATCACCGCCAGCATCAGCGTCCAGTTGATCGCCGGGATGTAGATCTGCCCGATGGTTTCCTTGGAGGTGTGCTTGATCTGCATGCGCGGGATGTAACCCAGCTGCATCGCCTGCCGCGCCACCGAATATGCCCCGGTGATCACCGCCTGCGACGCGATCACCGCCGCGGCCGTGGCCAGCACGATCATCGGGTACAGCGCCCACTGCGGGATGCCCAGGTAGAAGGGATTCTTCGCCGCGGCGGGGTTGTCCAGCAGCAGCGCGCCCTGCCCCAGGTAGTTCAGCATCAGTGCCGGCAGCACGAAGAAGTACCAGCCATAGCGGATCGGCTTGGCGCCGAAATGGCCCATGTCGGCGTACAGCGCCTCGCCGCCGGTGACCGCCAGCACCACCGCGCCCAGGATGAAGATGCCGTGCCAGCCGTGCTCGATGAAGAAGC
This genomic interval carries:
- the queE gene encoding 7-carboxy-7-deazaguanine synthase QueE translates to MSAVPTEVAASADRLKITEIFLSLQGEARQAGWPTVFVRLTGCPLRCQYCDTAYAFHGGDWWTIDDVVEQVRRQGVRHVCVTGGEPLAQKRCLVLLQQLCDAGFEVSLETSGALDIAAVDPRVSRVLDIKTPGSAEVHRNLWENLAQLTAHDQVKFVICSRADYEWARDVVAEHRLQDTCEVLFSPSFGQVQPRELADWIVADRLPVRFQMQLHKILWNDERGR
- the ybgF gene encoding tol-pal system protein YbgF; translation: MRPRLLLATVALTLAFAAPAHAQRVSLADRVATLEARAANNQANVDMLNQLNQLRAEVQTLQAQVEELQQQNQQLLSSSKSQYIDLDSRLARLEGGAAPITPPATPVTTPATPPKAAAPVPQDRQPAVYGDPGALSQGAGERAAYDAAFGALKAGQYAQAAELFQGFLAQYPSGSFAPNALYWLGESYYVTQNYTLAREQFQMLIDRYPTHDKAPGALLKVGLSMYGARDFDGAQAALNEVVSRYPGTDAARTASDRLSAMQLGQMQR
- the pal gene encoding peptidoglycan-associated lipoprotein Pal gives rise to the protein MNNTARILVAALLCTTAVACSKKVKEVPPADTGPSTTTPVTETPTTPGAYGPEDLDTDACLRQRVVYFDFDQDSLRPEFQAIVACHAKYLRDRPSSRMTLEGHADERGSREYNQGLGERRGNGVSSGIQANGGSGSQVMVSSYGEERPTCTDSTEDCWAKNRRVEIVYTAR
- the tolB gene encoding Tol-Pal system beta propeller repeat protein TolB — translated: MNRPLAWLTRLLVLLMPLAAHAQSGGLDIDIVGGNASATPIAVIPMQGAPGMQTDIAQVVAADLNRSGAFRSLPPQDIVERPSRGSEINFPTWTALNQDYILVGRVADTGDGGFRVEYELFDTAKPTERLLGYALTARANAMRDVAHQVADAVYEKITGVRGAFYTRIAYVTASGVGKGARYALMVADSDGFNPQTVVRSTEPLLSPAWSPDGGRLAYVSYEGGNSSVYVQTIASGAREHIARFRGINGAPSFSPDGRRLALTLSKSGNPEIYVMDLGSRALTQITNHSAIDTSAVWSGDGASLYFVSDRGGKPQVYQVPSSGGGASRVTFQGSYNADPTVSADGKKIAVTQGGGNYRIAMMDRGVGGSWTNLSPGSLDESPSFAPNGMMILYAAREGRRDVLYAVSSDARVRQRLVLADGDVREPAWGPFRGRPNP
- a CDS encoding TonB C-terminal domain-containing protein, whose amino-acid sequence is MKETPGDTARALGLAIALHVLLFLLLFAGMWWTRSGAPAAAGAISAELMATSDLSAAMQRTLRQKPEPIVEPVPEPEPEPEPELPEPLPEPVEEQPQPQDFIPVPDEVDQAEVTDQPTPTPATEDKVQEAKQRQEQVDLTEQERQQAAQRQERLTEMERQRQKQLEDIRRRRAAAAREADLAEQRLQQLAQVRAGNAAEAAAQADATATGAGGQDDGLRARYVAAIQAAVLSKWTRPESVAVGSQCRVIIRQLPGGQVMSAEVASPCALDEQGRRSVEAAVLKAQPLPYAGFESVFARQLNLNFRAEDR
- the tolR gene encoding protein TolR → MTALSMRRHRKRKLKAEINVVPYIDVMLVLLVIFMVTAPLLTLGVDVDLPRSNAKSVNAKEDPIVVSVYPDGALALAVKAGQNETVTAQGLEARVRAIVAQNQDASVFVAGYGEGKYQDVMNVMELLQRAQVKKIGLMSQPKQGAAK
- the tolQ gene encoding protein TolQ; its protein translation is MTPATLIAMQATVEALPEDAPAQSAELAQQAVAGVAAAPGGSELNLLQLVLDASLPVQLIMALLIVASVVSWVIIFRKRSVIARAQKEAERFEERFWSGAELTKLYAGATQGRGPIGGLESIFEAGFREFDRLRQRRSTDARVQLEGAQRAMRATGSREIDGLEHNLELLANIGSTAPYIGLVGTVFGIMVTMHGLLASGAQVGIKDVAPGISEALLATAMGLFVAIPAVWAYNRFANGVERLAVRYDAFAEEFSSILQRQAHVDE
- the ybgC gene encoding tol-pal system-associated acyl-CoA thioesterase; amino-acid sequence: MFSHSVRIYWEDTDAGGVVYHAQYVAFLERARSEWMRAQGYGQDLLRREYGLLFAVRAMQLDFLKPARLDDALEVTARVRECRRASLVFGQQIRRGPDLLLTAQVRVAALGIDFRPAPIPQPLYDELNALVENDE
- the ruvB gene encoding Holliday junction branch migration DNA helicase RuvB — its product is MTDPRIVSPAATREEDAIEASIRPRRLDEYLGQAPVREQMQIYISAARGRGEALDHVLIFGPPGLGKTTLSHVIANELGVNLRQTSGPVIEKAGDLAALLTNLQPHDVLFIDEIHRLSPVVEEVLYPAMEDYQIDIMIGEGPAARSIKLDLPPFTLIGATTRAGLLTAPLRDRFGIVQRLEFYSAEELTRIVRRSAQILGIDCDPHGAAEIARRSRGTPRIANRLLRRVRDYAQVRADGAITRETADSAMKMLKVDAEGFDDLDRRMLTTIIEAFDGGPVGVESLAAALSEERGTLEDVIEPYLIQQGYLVRSARGRMATPKAYRHMGFRPKAGAKDLFAERLDTPNQEPGNEEQAT
- a CDS encoding potassium transporter Kup produces the protein MASTASSTPSHGHNGHGSVGLAGLVVGAIGVVFGDIGTSPLYTLKEAFTPHYGLVANHDTVLGILSLIFWALMIVVTLKYVTIIMRADNEGEGGIMALMALAQRTLGKGSRSAYAVGILGIFGASLFFGDGVITPAITTLSAIEGLEVAAPKLHAYVVPLTVLVLMALFATQRFGTHKVGKVFGPITLLWFAALAAIGLHNIGQSPEVLKAFNPLWGARFFIEHGWHGIFILGAVVLAVTGGEALYADMGHFGAKPIRYGWYFFVLPALMLNYLGQGALLLDNPAAAKNPFYLGIPQWALYPMIVLATAAAVIASQAVITGAYSVARQAMQLGYIPRMQIKHTSKETIGQIYIPAINWTLMLAVITLVLTFRTSTALASAYGVSVSGTMLIDTLLLALVARATWPRHRTWVLPLCVLFAVIELAFLVANGVKFLDGAWFPVVLGLLVFTVLRTWRRGRELLHAEIRKEGIQLDTFLPGLMLAPPVRVPGTAVFMTAQTGVVPHALLHNLKHNKVLHERNAFLTVETLNVPYAARDRRLKIDSIGGEDFYRVVIRFGFMETPDVPLALMRSCDQGGIHFDPMDTTYFASRETVIASRHRGMPVWRDKLFAVMHRNAAPATGFFRIPSNRLVELGAQVEI